One genomic segment of Atribacterota bacterium includes these proteins:
- a CDS encoding FliH/SctL family protein, which translates to MSNLYKRVCLVPISVLVGESAKEEHWPTREQDGEGEELQKERERIIAQAELEARELLARAQNAAEAIKSEAWEEGWKKGLQEGREAGKEEIRKIFDQKIVVWEKWLAAIRESRAEILVNLGEPILEFSFALARKIIGREIEREPFIEAIVERALQKLSNRERVLVRVNRNDYVRIKEMKEELLRRIDGLGYLEIQEDPRVEEGGCIVETVFGNIDAQIETQLLNLREELLKVVREENHD; encoded by the coding sequence GAGCATTGGCCTACTCGGGAACAGGATGGCGAGGGAGAAGAACTGCAGAAGGAGCGAGAAAGGATCATAGCCCAGGCGGAGCTTGAGGCAAGGGAACTTTTGGCTCGGGCTCAGAATGCAGCCGAAGCAATAAAGAGCGAGGCTTGGGAAGAAGGATGGAAAAAGGGTTTGCAAGAAGGGCGAGAGGCGGGAAAAGAAGAGATACGGAAAATTTTTGACCAAAAAATCGTAGTCTGGGAGAAGTGGTTAGCTGCGATTCGAGAAAGTCGTGCTGAGATTCTCGTAAATCTTGGAGAACCAATTCTGGAATTTTCGTTTGCTTTGGCAAGAAAAATTATCGGAAGAGAAATAGAGAGAGAGCCATTTATCGAAGCGATTGTGGAGCGGGCATTGCAGAAATTGAGTAACCGAGAAAGGGTCCTGGTGCGAGTGAATCGGAATGACTATGTGAGGATCAAGGAGATGAAAGAAGAATTACTCCGAAGGATTGATGGCCTCGGATACCTTGAAATTCAGGAAGACCCGCGGGTTGAAGAGGGAGGGTGTATTGTAGAGACGGTTTTTGGCAACATTGATGCTCAGATAGAAACCCAGTTATTAAACCTTCGCGAAGAACTTTTGAAGGTGGTGCGAGAGGAAAACCATGATTGA
- the fliM gene encoding flagellar motor switch protein FliM → MKEILSQEEIDALLKALSTGDIEADTIGKETKKEVRFKIYDFRRPEKFSKDQLRTFHMIFTTFVRLASTSLAGFLRSRLQMNLISIDQLTYDEFVRSVPNPTFVCVFSIHPLEGQCILQIGLDVVFPMIDKLMGGIGDDLPTPRPLTEIESKIILEIVERIMGAMKESWINIYHIEPRVETLESNLEFVRIVSGNDMVILFSFEVEIGNKTGMMTICIPYIVVEPIAQKLSASLWFASKKTHDPAIQANLTKRLEKVVLPLRVELGKTRLSMRELLNLEIGDVIVLDKKIEEPLGIFVGKNLKMRGMSGRLGKSLAVRIIELLEED, encoded by the coding sequence ATGAAAGAAATTCTTTCTCAGGAAGAAATTGATGCGCTGCTAAAAGCTTTGAGCACGGGAGATATCGAGGCCGATACGATTGGAAAGGAAACGAAAAAGGAAGTCCGTTTTAAGATTTATGACTTCCGTCGCCCAGAGAAATTTTCCAAGGATCAGCTCCGTACTTTTCATATGATCTTTACCACGTTTGTGCGGTTGGCTTCCACGAGTCTTGCCGGATTCTTGCGTAGCCGATTGCAAATGAACTTAATTTCGATTGACCAGTTAACGTACGATGAGTTTGTACGGTCAGTTCCAAATCCCACCTTTGTCTGCGTTTTTTCAATTCATCCTCTGGAAGGGCAGTGTATTTTGCAAATTGGTCTGGATGTTGTGTTTCCCATGATTGATAAGTTGATGGGTGGTATTGGTGACGATTTACCTACTCCTCGTCCGCTCACCGAGATTGAGAGTAAAATTATTCTAGAAATCGTGGAACGGATTATGGGAGCTATGAAAGAGTCCTGGATTAATATCTATCATATTGAGCCTCGGGTGGAGACGCTCGAATCGAATCTGGAGTTTGTACGGATTGTTTCGGGAAACGATATGGTCATTCTTTTCAGTTTTGAAGTGGAAATTGGCAATAAAACTGGTATGATGACTATCTGTATCCCCTATATCGTGGTCGAGCCTATTGCCCAGAAACTCAGTGCTTCACTCTGGTTTGCCAGTAAAAAAACGCACGATCCAGCGATTCAGGCCAACCTCACCAAAAGGTTGGAAAAAGTTGTGCTCCCTCTTCGGGTGGAACTGGGAAAAACTCGTCTCAGTATGCGGGAACTTTTGAATCTGGAAATCGGTGACGTGATCGTGCTCGATAAAAAGATTGAGGAACCGCTAGGAATTTTTGTAGGAAAAAATCTGAAAATGCGAGGAATGTCAGGTAGGCTGGGGAAAAGTTTGGCCGTCCGAATTATAGAACTCTTGGAGGAGGATTAA
- a CDS encoding flagellar hook capping FlgD N-terminal domain-containing protein encodes MMVSSIPQSDKVENHSETTEKKNVLGKDDFLKLLILQLRTQNPLNPMNDRDFGAQLAQFSTLEATQNMERTMQNLFLLQASSLVGKTVELRDGTGGPVDRVILGGSVLTIEVNGTEYPFSDVVKVG; translated from the coding sequence ATGATGGTTTCTTCTATCCCCCAAAGTGATAAGGTGGAAAACCATTCTGAAACAACTGAGAAAAAGAACGTTCTGGGTAAAGACGATTTCTTAAAACTTTTGATCTTGCAGTTGAGAACCCAGAATCCCTTGAATCCCATGAACGATCGCGATTTTGGTGCGCAGTTGGCTCAGTTTAGCACTCTAGAAGCTACCCAGAATATGGAAAGGACCATGCAAAACCTATTTCTTCTCCAGGCGAGTTCTCTGGTGGGAAAAACGGTTGAGCTTCGGGATGGTACAGGTGGCCCGGTGGACAGAGTGATCCTGGGTGGCAGCGTCCTAACCATTGAAGTAAACGGGACGGAATACCCGTTTTCCGATGTGGTAAAGGTGGGATGA
- a CDS encoding flagellar motor protein MotB has translation MPVKREEETPPGAPLWALSYGDFMSLLLCTFVLLFAFSTIDVARFKEVIFSLQGALGVLSGGPRVLMPSELPVPRPPSQISPSTVVPMKLAGLMKEIERKLVKEGRIEKDKVSFKIDERGLVITFLDNVFFDLGKADLRTEMFPVLGALAESLRAIDNHIRIEGHTCNLPINTPRFPSNWELSAARAIAVLRYFIEKEGISPQRLIAVGYGEYRPLVPNDNEENRRKNRRVEIVVLRD, from the coding sequence ATGCCTGTGAAAAGAGAAGAGGAAACACCTCCTGGGGCACCGTTGTGGGCCTTGTCGTATGGAGATTTTATGTCGCTTCTTTTATGTACTTTTGTTCTTCTTTTTGCGTTTTCTACCATTGATGTGGCTCGTTTCAAGGAAGTGATTTTCTCTTTACAGGGAGCGTTGGGCGTTTTATCGGGTGGTCCGAGGGTGCTCATGCCTTCCGAACTTCCTGTTCCTCGCCCTCCATCTCAGATCAGCCCTTCCACGGTGGTACCAATGAAACTGGCTGGTCTCATGAAAGAAATTGAAAGAAAATTGGTGAAAGAGGGACGGATCGAAAAAGATAAGGTGAGTTTTAAAATCGATGAGCGGGGTTTGGTGATCACCTTCCTTGATAATGTCTTCTTCGATCTGGGTAAGGCCGATTTACGGACCGAGATGTTTCCGGTGCTTGGCGCTCTGGCTGAAAGCTTGCGAGCAATTGATAATCACATACGTATCGAGGGGCATACCTGTAATCTACCTATTAACACCCCTCGTTTTCCTTCCAATTGGGAATTGTCGGCAGCTCGAGCTATTGCCGTTTTACGCTATTTTATTGAAAAAGAAGGCATTTCTCCTCAACGCCTAATTGCTGTGGGGTATGGAGAGTACCGACCTCTAGTGCCGAATGATAACGAAGAGAACAGACGCAAAAACCGTCGGGTGGAGATCGTCGTATTGAGAGATTAG
- the flgF gene encoding flagellar basal-body rod protein FlgF — translation MMRSLFAGVSGLKNHQTQMDVIGNNIANVNTVAFKASRVTFEDILSQTLEGARSPVAGGTGGVNPTQVGLGMKISSVDTIFTAGSLQTTDNPTDLAIQGDGFFVVSDGSLTYYTRDGSFSMSADGSLVTSGGYRLQGWLADSDGNIDTTQALQNVAIPVGTQMKPKATGNILFEGNLDANFTNGATWTTNTQVYDSLGNAHNLVVVFTKNGQNTWDWEATLDGTQSGGTGTITFGTNGLVSAGGAGSLNFTIPGANALNVAVDFSRMTQFGGTPTAYVSLQDGYEAGSLETVSVDSGGIITGIFTNGQSKALGQVALATFPNPAGLTKMGGNLYQISNNSGAPNIGAANSGGRGSIAVGALEMSNVNLAQEFTNMIVTQRGFQANSRVITTSDEMLQELINLKR, via the coding sequence ATGATGAGATCGCTGTTTGCTGGGGTTTCAGGGCTGAAAAATCATCAGACTCAGATGGACGTTATCGGAAACAATATCGCCAACGTCAATACGGTTGCGTTTAAGGCCAGTCGAGTAACTTTCGAGGACATTTTGAGTCAGACTTTGGAGGGTGCCCGGAGTCCGGTTGCGGGTGGGACTGGAGGTGTCAACCCTACCCAGGTTGGATTAGGAATGAAAATCTCAAGTGTCGATACCATTTTTACCGCGGGGAGTTTGCAAACCACGGATAACCCGACCGACCTGGCTATTCAGGGAGATGGATTTTTTGTAGTGAGCGATGGGAGTCTAACGTACTATACCCGGGATGGCTCCTTTAGTATGTCGGCTGATGGTTCGCTGGTGACCTCCGGAGGATACCGGCTTCAAGGGTGGCTTGCAGATAGCGATGGTAATATTGATACGACGCAGGCTTTGCAAAATGTGGCGATTCCAGTTGGGACTCAGATGAAGCCAAAGGCGACCGGGAATATCCTCTTTGAGGGAAACCTGGATGCAAATTTTACCAACGGTGCGACCTGGACGACCAATACCCAAGTCTATGATTCTCTAGGTAATGCGCATAACTTGGTGGTGGTTTTCACCAAAAACGGACAAAACACCTGGGACTGGGAAGCGACCCTGGATGGAACCCAGAGCGGTGGAACTGGAACAATCACATTTGGGACCAATGGGTTAGTGAGCGCTGGAGGGGCAGGAAGCTTGAATTTTACCATTCCCGGGGCGAATGCACTCAATGTCGCCGTGGATTTTTCTCGCATGACCCAATTTGGGGGCACCCCGACGGCGTACGTCAGCCTCCAGGACGGCTATGAAGCAGGGAGTCTTGAAACTGTGAGCGTTGACTCTGGTGGAATTATTACCGGTATTTTCACCAATGGCCAGTCCAAAGCCCTGGGTCAAGTTGCTCTGGCTACTTTTCCGAACCCGGCAGGACTGACCAAAATGGGAGGAAACCTCTACCAGATTTCCAATAATTCCGGTGCACCCAATATTGGAGCGGCAAATTCTGGTGGAAGGGGAAGTATCGCCGTGGGTGCTCTGGAAATGTCGAATGTAAACCTTGCTCAAGAATTCACCAACATGATCGTTACCCAGAGGGGATTCCAGGCCAACTCCAGGGTGATCACCACGTCTGATGAAATGCTCCAGGAACTTATCAATCTCAAGAGATAG
- a CDS encoding motility protein A, producing the protein MDKATLIGLGLGMMMILFGLFSSAGGNFMMFVNFPSVLITVGGAVASTLISFRFEQVMKAMQLFQIAMREKLPTPQEIVGTLVSLAEKARKEGLLALEEEAERVQDPFFRRGIQLVVDGTDPQLLKSILETELLFLQERHKAGRGIFEAMASYAPAFGLIGTLVGLVAMLVNLDDPKKVGPGMAVAMLTTLYGAIIANAFCLPIASKLKLRSGEEVLLKEVIIEGILSIQAGDNPRIVEEKLKSFFPPEVREALEKEKEGQERIIPLRQETKEA; encoded by the coding sequence ATGGACAAGGCGACATTGATTGGACTTGGTTTGGGTATGATGATGATTCTTTTCGGTCTTTTCTCTTCCGCTGGTGGCAATTTTATGATGTTTGTGAACTTTCCTTCAGTACTCATCACCGTCGGTGGAGCCGTGGCTTCAACGTTGATTAGCTTTCGCTTCGAACAGGTTATGAAAGCCATGCAGCTTTTCCAAATTGCCATGCGGGAGAAACTACCTACACCACAGGAAATTGTGGGAACTCTGGTTTCTCTGGCAGAAAAAGCTCGTAAAGAAGGACTCCTGGCTTTGGAAGAGGAAGCCGAACGAGTACAGGATCCGTTTTTCCGCAGGGGTATTCAACTCGTGGTTGATGGTACCGATCCCCAGCTACTCAAGAGTATTCTCGAAACCGAGCTTCTATTTTTGCAGGAACGTCATAAGGCGGGAAGAGGAATTTTTGAAGCTATGGCTTCGTATGCTCCGGCTTTTGGGCTCATCGGGACTCTGGTGGGTCTTGTAGCGATGCTGGTGAATCTCGATGACCCTAAGAAAGTGGGTCCGGGGATGGCGGTGGCGATGTTGACTACGCTCTATGGGGCGATCATTGCCAATGCTTTTTGCCTCCCCATTGCCAGTAAACTCAAATTGCGGAGTGGTGAGGAAGTTTTGCTGAAAGAGGTTATCATTGAAGGAATTCTTTCTATTCAGGCTGGTGATAATCCCCGCATTGTTGAGGAAAAGTTGAAATCTTTCTTCCCACCTGAAGTACGCGAAGCCCTGGAGAAGGAAAAAGAGGGTCAGGAAAGAATCATCCCCCTCCGACAAGAAACCAAAGAAGCGTGA
- a CDS encoding flagellar basal body-associated protein FliL, with the protein MADEKEATSQETGKKRSPFKMLIVVLVIAMVGFMAFNYLKQSGFLFKKSTETTQEVKRKGEESIYVFEGNFLVNLLDPDNPRYLKLVLGVGFSDKKVESEIKKKNVELRDAIIMVTSAQTFEELAKPEGKERLKNLILNQINGILTTGQVERVYFLDFVIQ; encoded by the coding sequence ATGGCTGATGAAAAAGAGGCAACGAGTCAAGAAACCGGCAAAAAGCGTTCTCCTTTTAAAATGTTGATCGTGGTTTTGGTGATAGCCATGGTGGGATTTATGGCTTTTAACTACCTTAAACAGAGCGGATTTCTCTTCAAGAAATCTACTGAAACGACCCAGGAAGTGAAGCGAAAGGGTGAGGAAAGTATTTATGTTTTCGAGGGTAATTTTCTGGTCAATCTGCTGGATCCCGACAACCCCCGGTATTTGAAACTAGTACTGGGAGTGGGGTTTTCGGATAAAAAGGTCGAAAGTGAAATCAAAAAGAAAAATGTGGAACTTCGTGATGCCATTATCATGGTGACCAGTGCCCAGACCTTTGAGGAATTGGCAAAACCAGAGGGCAAAGAACGTCTGAAAAATTTAATTCTGAATCAGATTAACGGTATTCTGACCACTGGTCAGGTGGAAAGGGTCTATTTCCTCGATTTTGTCATTCAGTAA
- a CDS encoding flagellar hook-length control protein FliK — protein sequence MEGLFVFPGLVEAGQNRSGVSFSQEGQVSLKSGDVSIDFDQLLKDSVKRVEKGLWDIPIYPARSCGSKNGTQDVEPCSFSSAPVATGLSCSSNCSSVSLANCSSLESLAPNFDLSSVREGIGQFLENLEAINLSLNLGAKGMVQIQGARDENGEFTFQIQGSKDALTELFTVFFGYLATMVQSKDEVQHASQDCSFSCNPNAKLSCDENGNFSSVSIVFPYNFSVGTTVEEGENGEEIEHGGVVENNVETESNVETETLPPVITTKEGEVNIRLEDGALFDITQAEVPADETQEMNVDSLVMASGNEETVRDKTETKEKSSDTTKGFTSLGDGMNASKVNKVSPESETIAVSNFTDATQVEKIFDQILRFASRGSGSKEVVIKLQPESLGSIVVHLKEDTNRLQCIWEIADTRTRELVQRSLPLLEARLQGQGFTFENFWGGGNQEQFNWQRSSAWVLGGVSDVMRETTEEDASMVTADYRVNFLA from the coding sequence ATGGAAGGCCTATTTGTTTTTCCGGGACTCGTTGAAGCTGGGCAAAATAGAAGCGGTGTCTCATTTTCTCAAGAAGGGCAAGTTTCTTTAAAAAGTGGTGATGTCAGTATTGACTTTGACCAGCTTCTTAAAGACAGTGTGAAAAGGGTTGAAAAGGGGTTGTGGGATATTCCCATCTATCCAGCAAGGAGTTGTGGAAGTAAAAATGGAACACAGGATGTGGAACCCTGCTCTTTTTCTTCTGCTCCCGTGGCAACCGGACTTTCCTGTTCTTCAAATTGTTCCTCTGTTTCTCTCGCGAACTGTTCGTCCCTGGAGAGTCTTGCTCCAAATTTTGACCTTAGCTCGGTGAGGGAAGGGATTGGGCAATTTCTGGAAAATCTGGAAGCCATCAACCTTAGCCTTAATCTTGGTGCGAAGGGGATGGTGCAAATCCAAGGGGCTCGAGACGAGAATGGAGAATTTACCTTTCAAATTCAAGGCAGCAAAGATGCGCTGACCGAGCTTTTTACTGTGTTTTTTGGCTATCTTGCCACCATGGTGCAGAGTAAAGACGAGGTGCAGCATGCTTCTCAGGACTGCTCTTTTTCTTGTAACCCGAATGCCAAGTTATCTTGCGATGAGAACGGTAATTTCTCCTCTGTCAGTATTGTTTTCCCTTACAACTTCTCCGTCGGGACTACGGTTGAAGAAGGTGAAAATGGTGAGGAAATAGAACATGGCGGAGTGGTAGAAAATAACGTGGAAACCGAGAGCAACGTGGAGACAGAAACTCTTCCTCCTGTGATTACAACAAAAGAAGGAGAAGTGAATATAAGATTAGAGGATGGTGCCCTTTTCGATATAACTCAGGCTGAAGTTCCAGCTGATGAAACGCAGGAAATGAATGTTGATTCTTTGGTGATGGCGTCAGGTAACGAGGAAACAGTGCGGGACAAGACAGAAACAAAGGAAAAGTCTTCGGATACGACGAAAGGATTCACGTCGTTAGGGGATGGGATGAATGCTTCAAAAGTAAACAAGGTTTCTCCCGAGAGCGAAACCATTGCGGTTTCGAATTTCACCGATGCGACTCAGGTGGAAAAGATTTTTGACCAAATTCTTCGTTTTGCGTCTCGAGGGAGTGGTTCCAAAGAAGTGGTGATTAAGTTGCAACCCGAGTCTCTGGGCTCAATTGTGGTTCACCTTAAGGAAGACACCAATCGCCTGCAGTGTATATGGGAAATTGCCGATACTAGAACACGTGAACTTGTTCAAAGAAGTCTTCCGCTTTTAGAGGCTCGCTTGCAGGGACAGGGTTTTACCTTTGAGAATTTCTGGGGTGGAGGTAACCAGGAACAGTTTAACTGGCAACGTTCTTCGGCTTGGGTTTTGGGAGGTGTATCGGATGTTATGAGAGAAACCACTGAGGAGGATGCTTCGATGGTTACGGCGGATTACCGGGTTAATTTTCTGGCGTAG
- a CDS encoding lytic transglycosylase domain-containing protein, producing MDLSRVQRVLARIGEIEGRFALRKRTISAKTDAVSLDTSSQESFENLVEEYARKYEIDPKLVKRLVKVESGFDAKAVSPKGAMGLMQLMPETCSDLGVENPFDVRENLEGGLRYLKGLIEQFQDVKLAIAAYNAGPGRVKEYGGVPPFPETQQFVKKVLGG from the coding sequence ATGGATTTATCTCGGGTTCAGAGGGTACTTGCTCGCATTGGGGAAATTGAAGGACGATTTGCTCTGCGAAAGCGTACCATTTCCGCCAAAACTGATGCGGTTTCTCTTGATACCTCTTCTCAGGAATCCTTTGAAAATCTCGTTGAAGAGTACGCTCGGAAATACGAGATCGATCCAAAGCTGGTTAAAAGGCTGGTGAAGGTGGAATCTGGATTTGATGCGAAAGCAGTCTCGCCCAAGGGGGCTATGGGACTCATGCAACTCATGCCTGAAACCTGTAGCGATCTGGGAGTGGAGAATCCCTTTGATGTCCGAGAGAACCTGGAGGGGGGATTGCGATATCTGAAAGGTTTGATAGAGCAATTTCAGGATGTCAAATTGGCTATAGCGGCTTATAACGCCGGTCCGGGGCGGGTGAAAGAATATGGAGGGGTTCCACCCTTTCCCGAGACACAACAGTTTGTGAAAAAAGTACTAGGAGGGTAG
- a CDS encoding TIGR02530 family flagellar biosynthesis protein — protein sequence MEKIGGFRSPEVGNETLTPLRRNTFRENSGEKCFEQTLREEELKFSVHAQKRIQERSLVFDQKTMVSLRESLKVLENKGARNSLVMVGNTAFVVNVPNRLVVTCFDHDAGKESVFTNIDSAVII from the coding sequence ATGGAGAAGATTGGTGGTTTTCGATCACCGGAAGTTGGAAATGAGACCCTTACTCCCCTGCGTAGGAATACCTTCAGGGAGAATAGCGGAGAGAAATGTTTTGAGCAAACCCTTCGGGAGGAAGAGCTCAAGTTTTCTGTCCATGCCCAAAAACGAATTCAGGAAAGGTCTCTGGTGTTTGATCAGAAGACTATGGTGTCTCTTCGGGAAAGCTTGAAAGTATTGGAGAATAAGGGGGCTCGAAACTCCCTGGTTATGGTGGGGAATACTGCTTTTGTGGTCAATGTACCGAACCGGCTTGTGGTAACCTGTTTTGACCACGATGCAGGTAAAGAGAGTGTGTTTACCAATATCGATTCGGCGGTTATTATTTAA
- the fliJ gene encoding flagellar export protein FliJ: MKEFQFRLQKVLDTCKLKENLIEVRLAELEKLAETQRVNLALIEQRRGEIVLERGERRNNGASLKIEEEMLYERCLEDLEMKVEKIKVYIKQLEEQIRRTREELVAAAIERKVVEKVKEKQKEEFTLEVTRNDQKALDEIAVQNYVRR; encoded by the coding sequence GTGAAGGAATTTCAGTTTCGGCTTCAAAAGGTGCTGGATACTTGCAAACTCAAAGAGAATCTCATCGAAGTAAGGTTGGCAGAATTGGAGAAACTGGCTGAAACCCAGAGGGTAAATCTTGCACTGATAGAGCAGAGGCGGGGAGAAATCGTCTTGGAACGAGGAGAAAGAAGGAATAATGGTGCTTCGCTCAAAATCGAAGAGGAAATGCTTTACGAGCGATGCCTTGAAGATCTGGAAATGAAGGTGGAAAAGATAAAAGTGTACATTAAGCAATTAGAAGAACAAATTCGTCGTACCCGAGAAGAACTGGTGGCGGCAGCGATAGAGAGAAAGGTGGTAGAAAAAGTGAAAGAAAAGCAAAAGGAGGAATTCACCTTAGAGGTGACCAGAAATGACCAGAAAGCTCTGGATGAGATTGCAGTTCAGAATTATGTAAGGAGGTAG
- the fliI gene encoding flagellar protein export ATPase FliI, which translates to MIDLRKLTQKIEDLDPLRLNGKVLQSVGVVVEAQGPACRVGEICKIRSLDGENEVLAEVVGFRGERTLLMPLGEKNGIEMGSEVIALGKRGKIKVGEGFLGRVFDALGNPIDGKGPVEGEAEYPLDNEPPSPLERKRIREVLPLGIKAIDGILTCGKGQRVGIFAGSGVGKSTLLGMIARHAQSEVNVIALVGERGREVKEFIERDLQEEGMKKSCVIVATSDKAPLLRIKAAFCATALAEYFRDQGRDVLFMMDSVTRLAMAQRELGLAVGEPPTTRGYTPSVFALLPRLMERTGTSGAGTITALYTVLVEGDDMNDPIADTARSILDGHIVLSRKLSFEGHYPAIDILQSVSRLMPDITEEAHQHLAQRLREILAVYREAEDLVNIGAYERGSNPRIDYALSMIERVKAFLRQGIGEYFSFEDTLRELFELFGEVKA; encoded by the coding sequence ATGATTGACCTCAGGAAGCTCACGCAAAAAATTGAAGACCTTGATCCCTTGCGCCTGAACGGAAAGGTTTTGCAGTCAGTGGGTGTGGTGGTTGAAGCACAGGGACCTGCGTGTCGGGTGGGGGAAATCTGTAAAATTCGTTCCCTGGATGGGGAGAACGAGGTTCTGGCAGAGGTGGTTGGTTTTCGGGGTGAGAGAACACTTCTTATGCCCTTGGGCGAGAAGAACGGTATTGAGATGGGTAGTGAAGTCATTGCTCTGGGAAAACGGGGTAAGATAAAGGTAGGAGAGGGATTTTTGGGGAGAGTGTTCGACGCCCTGGGAAATCCCATCGATGGAAAAGGTCCTGTGGAGGGAGAGGCTGAGTATCCTCTGGATAACGAGCCGCCTTCACCCTTAGAGCGAAAAAGGATTCGGGAAGTGCTTCCTCTGGGTATTAAAGCCATTGATGGTATTCTCACCTGTGGAAAGGGGCAGAGAGTAGGGATCTTTGCCGGGAGTGGCGTAGGAAAAAGCACGCTTCTTGGAATGATTGCCCGGCATGCGCAGAGTGAAGTGAACGTGATTGCCCTGGTTGGAGAACGGGGCCGAGAAGTCAAGGAGTTTATCGAACGGGATTTGCAGGAAGAGGGAATGAAAAAAAGCTGTGTGATCGTGGCCACTTCTGATAAAGCCCCTTTGTTGCGAATTAAAGCGGCTTTTTGCGCGACGGCTCTTGCTGAGTATTTCCGAGACCAGGGCAGGGACGTCCTTTTCATGATGGATTCGGTCACCCGGTTGGCCATGGCCCAAAGGGAGTTGGGGTTGGCGGTAGGAGAACCACCAACCACCCGGGGATACACACCTTCAGTATTCGCACTCCTTCCGCGCCTTATGGAGCGAACCGGGACTTCTGGTGCTGGCACAATCACCGCATTGTATACCGTTCTGGTGGAGGGAGACGATATGAACGATCCCATTGCTGATACAGCTCGTTCTATCCTTGATGGACATATTGTTCTCTCCCGAAAGCTTTCTTTTGAGGGTCACTATCCGGCCATTGACATTCTTCAGAGTGTGAGTCGTCTGATGCCTGATATCACCGAGGAGGCACACCAACATTTAGCGCAACGGTTGCGGGAGATTCTGGCGGTGTACCGAGAAGCAGAGGACCTGGTGAATATCGGGGCATATGAACGAGGTTCGAATCCCCGCATTGATTATGCGCTGTCTATGATTGAGAGAGTCAAGGCTTTTTTGCGTCAGGGGATTGGAGAGTATTTCTCTTTTGAGGACACGTTGCGTGAACTTTTCGAGCTTTTTGGGGAGGTTAAGGCGTGA
- a CDS encoding flagellar FlbD family protein, translating into MIRLTRFNGSVFVLNADLIEMLEATPDTVITLVTGKKYVVRESVEEIIEKITDFRKKSGGGRIMISRVDKETEE; encoded by the coding sequence ATGATTCGTTTAACTCGGTTTAATGGTTCGGTGTTTGTGCTCAATGCGGATTTGATTGAGATGCTGGAAGCCACGCCTGATACGGTGATTACTTTAGTTACAGGGAAAAAATATGTGGTTCGGGAATCGGTGGAAGAAATTATTGAGAAAATCACCGATTTTCGGAAAAAGAGTGGAGGGGGAAGAATTATGATTTCCAGGGTGGATAAGGAAACGGAGGAATGA